The Fulvivirga maritima genome segment GCATTAGGGAAGCCAACCAAACCTACGTCTGCCAGTAATTTAAGCTCAAGGATGATCCACTCTTCTATGCCATCTTCACCCGGCTGTGCATAGCGAGGAGACTGATTAGTGGCAGTTTTAAAGTTTTCATTACCCAGGCCGCCTCTGCCGCCTTGGGTCAGTATAGTTTCTTCACCATCTTCGGTTACTTCAAACCTGATTTCGCCAGTTTCAGCATCTTTGGCTACAGTGCCTAGAGGTACCTCAAGGATAATGTCTTCTCCCTGAGCGCCAGACCTGCGTCCGCCTTCACCAGGCTTGCCCACGCCGGCAATAACGTGTTTTTGGTATTTAAGGTGCAGTAGAGTCCATAGTTGAGAATTACCCCTAAGGATAATATGACCACCACGTCCCCCATTTCCACCATCAGGCCCGCCTTTTGGAACGTGCTTTTCTCTTCGGAAATGGGCTGACCCGGCACCACCTGCTCCTGATCGGGAGCAGAATTTTACGTAGTCAATAAAGTTAGATGATGACACGCAGTATTATTTTTCTACACTTAAAGAATCTACTACTTCACTGATCTTATTGAAGATCTCATCAATGCTGCCTACCCCGTCTATAGCGCTATATTTTCCTTGTTCTTTATAGTATTCAGAAACAGGAAGCGCCTCGTCTTGGTAAACCTTTATTCTATTGTTGATTTTATCTTCGTTTTGATCATCTGCACGGCCAGAGACTTTTCCTCTTTCCAGTAAACGCGTTCTTAGTTCTTCGAAAGGAACTTCAAGAGCGATCATGCCTGAAATAGGAGTGGCTTTGCCTTCCATAAGCTTGTCTAGAGCTTTAGCCTGAGTAACGGTACGTGGGAATCCGTCAAAGATAAAGCCATTAACACCTTCAGTGTTTTTGATTTTATCATCTACCATGTCTATTACTACCTCATCGGGCACCAGGTATCCGTCATCCATATATTTCTGAGCAAGTTTACCCAGTTCTGTACCTTCTTTTAAGTGTTTTCTGAAAAGGTCTCCTGTAGAGATGTGGGTGAGGTTGTATTTGCTAATAAGCTTTTCGCTTTGAGTGCCTTTTCCTGCTCCGGGAGGGCCAAATAATACTATGTTTAGCATGGGGTTGTGTTTTTTAATAAATATAAGGGAATTTAAGGGATTAGTCTTTGAGTTGGTAAATGTCTTTTAAGTTTCTTCCTAAGCCATCATAATCAAGACCGTAACCTAGTACAAATTTTTCTGGTATGCTGAAGCCGATGTATTTAATCTTATCTCCTAAGTCATTAGAAGCCGGCTTTTGTAAGAGCGTAATCACTTCTACTGAGCTGGCACCCAGAGATCTGAATTCTTCCAGAATTTTAGTGATGGTTCTGCCCGTGTCCACAATATCTTCAATGATAATTACATCTTTGTTAAAGATGGTTTCGTTTAACCCTATGAGCTGCTTCACATTACCAGTGCTTTCCATCTCCTCATAGCTGGCTACTTTTACAAAGGATATCTCACAAGGAATGGCCACTTCTTTGAGCAAGTCT includes the following:
- the obgE gene encoding GTPase ObgE, coding for MSSSNFIDYVKFCSRSGAGGAGSAHFRREKHVPKGGPDGGNGGRGGHIILRGNSQLWTLLHLKYQKHVIAGVGKPGEGGRRSGAQGEDIILEVPLGTVAKDAETGEIRFEVTEDGEETILTQGGRGGLGNENFKTATNQSPRYAQPGEDGIEEWIILELKLLADVGLVGFPNAGKSTLLSVLSEAKPEIADYPFTTLTPNLGVIAYRDYKSFVMADIPGIIEGASGGKGLGTRFLRHIERNSILLFLVPADAADIKQEYEILLKELKTYNPELLDKERILAISKSDMLDDELIEEMKQELPENIPYIFISSVAQKGLVELKDMLWKSLNK
- a CDS encoding adenylate kinase — its product is MLNIVLFGPPGAGKGTQSEKLISKYNLTHISTGDLFRKHLKEGTELGKLAQKYMDDGYLVPDEVVIDMVDDKIKNTEGVNGFIFDGFPRTVTQAKALDKLMEGKATPISGMIALEVPFEELRTRLLERGKVSGRADDQNEDKINNRIKVYQDEALPVSEYYKEQGKYSAIDGVGSIDEIFNKISEVVDSLSVEK
- the hpt gene encoding hypoxanthine phosphoribosyltransferase, yielding MIVKDKEFVEYISASEISKRIAELGTALNTDYEDKRPLFIAILNGSFMFAADLLKEVAIPCEISFVKVASYEEMESTGNVKQLIGLNETIFNKDVIIIEDIVDTGRTITKILEEFRSLGASSVEVITLLQKPASNDLGDKIKYIGFSIPEKFVLGYGLDYDGLGRNLKDIYQLKD